Proteins from a genomic interval of Diospyros lotus cultivar Yz01 chromosome 6, ASM1463336v1, whole genome shotgun sequence:
- the LOC127804300 gene encoding probable WRKY transcription factor 45 has protein sequence MENFAMFFPMPPRPPPPSSSSFSSPTVKSSNCVRRSTNDLINHNTENPDMLLGLSSSDHPTTSSAGVKGINNSKTSTTGSIWGSGIDDHDESKSSKKKGEKKTRRPRFAFQTRTQVDILDDGYRWRKYGQKAVKNNKFPRSYYRCTHKGCNVKKQVQRQSKDEGIVVTTYEGVHTHLVEKPTDNFEQILSQMHIYPPF, from the exons ATGGAGAACTTTGCAATGTTCTTCCCTATGCCACCacgaccaccaccaccatcatcatcttctttctcatcACCAACAGTGAAAAGTTCTAATTGTGTTCGTCGTAGTACTAATGATCTTATAAATCACAACACTGAGAATCCCGACATGCTCTTGGGGTTGAGTAGTTCGGATCATCCGACAACATCATCAGCAGGGGTCAAAGGTATTAATAATTCAAAGACGAGTACTACTGGAAGCATTTGGGGGTCTGGAATTGACGATCATGATGAATCAAAATCGAGTAAAAAGAAAGGAGAGAAGAAGACAAGGAGGCCGAGGTTCGCTTTCCAAACGAGGACCCAGGTTGACATACTCGACGATGGCTATCGCTGGAGGAAATACGGCCAGAAGGCTGTGAAGAACAACAAATTTCCAAG AAGCTACTACCGATGCACACATAAGGGGTGCAATGTGAAAAAGCAGGTGCAACGGCAGTCCAAAGACGAAGGTATTGTGGTAACCACTTACGAAGGGGTCCATACACATTTGGTAGAGAAGCCTACTGACAATTTCGAACAAATCTTGAGCCAGATGCATATTTATCCTCCCTTTTAA